GGAAAAGATGTTATCACGACTTTTCTGAAGAACACATCCAAAGTTTATCAATCATCTCTAACATTGCCTCAGCTATATTCACCAATGCTGAATTGTTTAACAGAGCTATTCATGACAATCTCACAGGGCTTTACAACATTCACTACTTTAAGAACGTTGTATATGAGGAAATGGTTAAAGTCAAAAAGTTTGGGACTAAGTTTTCTCTAGCAATAATAGACCTAGACCACTTCAAGCAGATAAATGACACATACGGTCATAGTGTAGGTGATGAAACTTTGAAATTTTTTGCAAACATTCTCAGGCAAGAGATAAAAAGATCTTCTGACATAATAGCTAGATACGGTGGCGATGAATTTGTAATTGGCTTTCCATCTACCGATATCAACAACGCTTACTTACTATGCTCAAGGCTAAGAGATAGAGTAAACAACGAGAGATTTTATGTAAACGAAAAACTTTTCCTAACTCTAACTCCAAGTATCGGAGTAGCCGAAATACCCACTACAGACATTGACAACTCCTCAACACCTGTAGAACTTTTCAGAAAAGTATTTATAAAAGCTGATACAGCCCTCTACAACTCCAAAAAAACAGGTAGAAATAAAGTCACAATTTATACAGAAGGTTTACCCTTAATAGAAGAAAGAGAGATATAGTATGCAAAAATATAGAGAAATATCAACATCAATAGAAAACCTTATAAAGAATGACACCAAAGCAAGAGCTCTATATAACGATATGCTTCATAAATCCAAAACTGGAGAGCTTGAGAAACTCAAAACTTTGCA
The sequence above is a segment of the Brevinematia bacterium genome. Coding sequences within it:
- a CDS encoding GGDEF domain-containing protein; the encoded protein is MDIDKGKVRKYRFKTLFKSLDRSTKIINEFSEFLKLLDLRDVGILRAMMVRFMIEATNADAGGLIDVTDREYRFSEIFQYRGNRVMDKDFSPMISKIQPNNPEYTMIETVIKREVPTLFMDENIKDSILGEIVNVKPSFIILTPIVVNDKVTYIVELLKKERKRCYHDFSEEHIQSLSIISNIASAIFTNAELFNRAIHDNLTGLYNIHYFKNVVYEEMVKVKKFGTKFSLAIIDLDHFKQINDTYGHSVGDETLKFFANILRQEIKRSSDIIARYGGDEFVIGFPSTDINNAYLLCSRLRDRVNNERFYVNEKLFLTLTPSIGVAEIPTTDIDNSSTPVELFRKVFIKADTALYNSKKTGRNKVTIYTEGLPLIEEREI